A segment of the Symmachiella macrocystis genome:
TGTGCGCCGGCAGAGTACGAGACGCTTGGAATGTCTGCGGTGGCAGGCAGGAGCCTGCCCTACGGTTTCTTCTCAATACCAAGCGGGTTTGGCGAAGAGGTCTTCGACGCGGCTGCGGAATTGGCTGAGGACCATTCCGCCGTGCAACACTTCGTCACTGCCGAGTTTGATTGTGGAAACGCCGGATTGGAAGAGGTGGATTTCTTGGCATTCGGTATCGACCAACCAGACATGGCCGACGCCCCAATTCAGATAGTTCTCGACCCGCGCAGCCATATTGCGGCGACGATCGTTGGTGGAGGCGATTTCCACAACCAGTGTGGGAACGGTTTTGGTGACTAGGTTGTCCGTTTCAGCAAAGCGCTCGTCCGATTGAAAGTAACTGATTGCCGGACAGCAGACTGTGTCGGGGGCGCGGGCAACGATCAGCCCCAGTTCAAAACAGGCATAGCCGTCTTGGACTTGTTGGGCATGTTTGGCGAGCGCCTTGGTGAAATTGAGCACCACGTTGCCGTGCAGTTCATCGGGAGGGGACAAGGAGACGACTTCGCCCGCGTGCAACTCCGTCCAGCGGCCTCCTTCGGGAAAATCGAACTTGCGATCGGCGAATTGCTCGGCGGATAATAGGGCTGAGGGAGACATAACGGTTTACTTTCATTTTCGACGGATCGGTCGCTATTCTGCGAATCATACGAGATCAATCGATGGAAATGCAGCAACAACTGCGAATTCGACGTGGATTCGTGCCCAGCTGGCACTGCTTGTGAGCGTGGCTGTTGTGTTGCATGACGACCGGTTAAACTATTGCGCTTTGCGGCCAGGGCAGGAATGGTTACCTGCTTGCGGACGGCCTTTCGGTTTTCAACTACTCAGTTTACGACAGATCAACTTCTATGAATTGGCTGCTTCTGTGTCGCATGCTGGGCTTGTTGGCGATGTTGGTCGGCGGGTCGATGGTGTTCAGTTTGCCCTGGGCCTTTCCTGAATTCGGCCAGACGACGGAGTTTGAGTTCCATGGTTTTTGGGGACTGATTTCAGCAATTGGCGTCAGCTTGGGGGTGGGGGGCACACTCTCGTTCCTGGGGAGGAAGGAACATAGCACGATTCTGCGCAAAGAGGCCCTGGCCATCGTGGGCCTGGGTTGGATCTTGGCCGGATTGCTGGGCGCGTTGCCTTATTTGTTCTCCGGCACCATGCGGGATGCCGAGACGCCGATGTCGATTCCTGATGCAGTCTTTGAGTCGGTTTCGGGATTTACGACGACCGGGGCCTCGGTGCTGACGGAATTGGAAGACCCTACGGAGATTCCGCGCTGCATCATGTTTTGGCGGTGCTTTACGAATTGGTTGGGGGGGATGGGCATCATCGTCTTGTTTGTTGCCATCCTGGGCCAACTGGGAGCAGCGGGTAAGGCGCTGATGCGGCGGGAAGTCCCTGGACCGATTTCGGAATCAGTGCGGCCTCGCGTTCGCGAACAGGCGATCGTGATGTGGGTGATCTACGTGGTGCTCAGCGCCATCTTGGTCGGCATTTTGCAGCTGGAAGGAATGACGATCTATAACGCGCTGTGCCATACGTTTGCCACGATGGCCACCGGCGGGTTCAGTACGCTCAATGGGAGTGTCGGCGGGTTCAATAGCCCGCTGATCGAATACACGATCATCATTTTTATGATCGCCGCCGGGACCAACTTTACGTTGTTTTACCTCGTCACTTTACAGCGACGTAATCCGTTGTACGGCGAGGGGTGGTGGGGGCGATTCAAGCCTCTGTTTAGCGACGTGGAATTCCGCGCCTATCTTACGATTATTTTTGTCGCCACCATCATATTGACGATGGATTTGCTTTGGATCGAGCATTATCAAAGTGTGCTCGATGCTTTTCGAAACGCAAGTTTTCAAGTCGTCAGCATCATGACTACGACCGGATTCGGTACGGATGATTTCGATCGCTGGAGCGAATTTTCTAAAGGCCTGCTCTTGTTATTGATGTTCGTGGGAGGCTGCGCTGGTTCGACCGGGGGCGGGCTGAAAGTGATTCGTTTTGTATTGTTTGCCAAGATCATGCGGTTGGAGATCGAGCAAGCGTTTCGCCCGAATGTGGTGCGTCCACTCCGAATTGCGGGGGTCACGTTGGACAATTCATTGCGGCATGATGTTTTGGTTTATTTCTGTTTGATTCTCACCATCTATATCGGCAGTTGGATGTTGCTGGCGGCGATCGAAACGGACGATCAATGGCGCGATACGACATTGTCCGTGGCTGAAATGGCGGACGAACATCGACCGCACAGGGCCGAGAAACTGTTGGATTGTGCCAGCGCCGTTGCCGCGACGCTAAACAACATTGGTCCCGGTGTCGGGGTCGTCGGCCCCACAGAGAACTATGCGGGGTTTTCCGGAGCAGGAAAAGTTTTGTTGACAGTTTGTATGTTGTTAGGGCGGTTGGAACTGTTTGCAATTCTAGTGCTCTTTGTGCCTTCGTTCTGGAAAGCACATTGATCTCATGCGCTTGCGGAGATTTTCCAGGCGGTCGTTCTATTGACCGCGCATGGGGAGAATCAAAGAAAACTGCTGCAATATGCCGTAAAGTAGGA
Coding sequences within it:
- a CDS encoding Uma2 family endonuclease is translated as MSPSALLSAEQFADRKFDFPEGGRWTELHAGEVVSLSPPDELHGNVVLNFTKALAKHAQQVQDGYACFELGLIVARAPDTVCCPAISYFQSDERFAETDNLVTKTVPTLVVEIASTNDRRRNMAARVENYLNWGVGHVWLVDTECQEIHLFQSGVSTIKLGSDEVLHGGMVLSQFRSRVEDLFAKPAWY
- a CDS encoding TrkH family potassium uptake protein — its product is MNWLLLCRMLGLLAMLVGGSMVFSLPWAFPEFGQTTEFEFHGFWGLISAIGVSLGVGGTLSFLGRKEHSTILRKEALAIVGLGWILAGLLGALPYLFSGTMRDAETPMSIPDAVFESVSGFTTTGASVLTELEDPTEIPRCIMFWRCFTNWLGGMGIIVLFVAILGQLGAAGKALMRREVPGPISESVRPRVREQAIVMWVIYVVLSAILVGILQLEGMTIYNALCHTFATMATGGFSTLNGSVGGFNSPLIEYTIIIFMIAAGTNFTLFYLVTLQRRNPLYGEGWWGRFKPLFSDVEFRAYLTIIFVATIILTMDLLWIEHYQSVLDAFRNASFQVVSIMTTTGFGTDDFDRWSEFSKGLLLLLMFVGGCAGSTGGGLKVIRFVLFAKIMRLEIEQAFRPNVVRPLRIAGVTLDNSLRHDVLVYFCLILTIYIGSWMLLAAIETDDQWRDTTLSVAEMADEHRPHRAEKLLDCASAVAATLNNIGPGVGVVGPTENYAGFSGAGKVLLTVCMLLGRLELFAILVLFVPSFWKAH